In Haematobia irritans isolate KBUSLIRL chromosome 1, ASM5000362v1, whole genome shotgun sequence, a genomic segment contains:
- the LOC142222103 gene encoding uncharacterized protein LOC142222103, which translates to MEKTFVDYEVDDDVGSLLMQWNLYHLHKHFIDHRITTEVLKLMHTSHIRILFTGLAVGDMVIFEDRLKKWKSHCMAQGKMLPSPQETQNMSSSDDCESLVKAAIPSVKTMLMNTQNGRRILKYYEENKILHEDQRNLLIDTIAKYMEAEGYSCTISDCTRIENQICSLFPTESMEYYTSGKRGKIYNKIYNLRRISKSVLKEKRGKGQQKLSIDVVPDSEALKACEMIKNQDIPSDEFDIYWKKCAQIRFSQFENLKSTEEILKAWPDYLKPCGLDLIATDFDIKFPNAADLICTWSMFKEKIIYTLKVKIASASIIKILDELETIDEESQIFCVFWYLHNLFPPQLTVITDVDGEKRKKKFSILDSQNSFALIAKTHDEVEHKLKILKSKKTKLQPLLIVYGDVHKIDKIYIYLDGIRYPSLKVLTALNLLYKIYFVFNIEFPKESEIYFNFIQSFFFDMKLEKNIPKVISIKDEILNVQIK; encoded by the exons ACTTTTGTAGATTATGAAGTTGACGACGATGTTGGAAGTTTGCTAATGCAATGGAATTTATATCATTTACATAAACATTTCATTG ATCATCGCATCACAACAGAGGTACTGAAACTTATGCATACTTCACACATTAGGATTTTATTTACTGGTTTAGCGGTTGGAGATATGGTAATTTTCGAAGAcagattaaaaaaatggaaatcacATTGCATGGCCCAGGGGAAAATGTTACCATCACCACAAGAAACTCAAAATATGTCTTCGTCGGATGACTGTGAAAGTTTGGTCAAAGCTGCTATTCCATCAGTGAAGACAATGCTAATGAATACCCAAAATGGAAGGCGTATTCTTAAATATTatgaggaaaataaaattttacatgaaGACCAACGAAATTTATTGATTGACACCATCGCTAAATACATGGAGGCCGAAGGGTATTCTTGTACAATTTCCGATTGTACTAGAATCGAAAATCAGATATGCTCTCTATTCCCAACTGAATCAATG GAATATTATACATCTGGTAAACGTGgaaaaatctataataaaatctataatttAAGACGCATATCTAAGAGCGTTCTAAAAGAAAAACGAGGAAAAGGCCAGCAAAAGCTAAGTATAGATGTCG TTCCCGACTCTGAAGCATTGAAAGCATGTGAAATGATAAAAAATCAAGATATTCCTTCGGATGAATTCGACATATATTGGAAAAAATGTGCGCAAATTCGATTTTcgcaatttgaaaatttaaaatcaacGGAAGAGATTTTAAAAGCCTGGCCGGACTATTTAAAACCTTGTGGACTCGATTTG ATTGCAacagatttcgatataaaatttcccAATGCAGCCGATCTAATATGTACATGGTCGATgttcaaagaaaaaatcatatacACACTCAAAGTGAAAATTGCATCAGCatctattattaaaatattggaTGAACTCGAGACCATCGATGAAG aATCTCAAATATTTTGTGTATTTTGGTACCTTCATAATTTGTTTCCACCTCAGCTAACTGTAATAACCGATGTGGATGgtgaaaaacgaaaaaagaaattttcgatATTGGATTCCCAAAACTCCTTTGCATTAATTGCAAAAACTCATGATGAAGTTGagcataaattaaaaattcttaaatcgAAAAAAACCAAACTGCAGCCATTACTGATTGTATATGGTGATGTGCATAAAAtcgataaaatatatatttatttggatGGCATTAGATATCCATCGCTAAAAGTATTAACAGCTTTgaatttattatacaaaatatattttgtctttaatatagaatttcccaaagaatcggaaatctattttaattttatccaatcgtttttctttgatatgaaattggagaaaaatataccaaaagttATTAGCATTAAGGATGAAATtctaaatgtacaaattaaataa